In Falco biarmicus isolate bFalBia1 chromosome 7, bFalBia1.pri, whole genome shotgun sequence, a single window of DNA contains:
- the EIF5 gene encoding eukaryotic translation initiation factor 5 codes for MSVNVNRSVSDQFYRYKMPRLIAKVEGKGNGIKTVIVNMVDVAKALNRPPTYPTKFFGCELGAQTQFDVKNDRYIVNGSHEANKLQDMLDGFIKKFVLCPECENPETDLHVNPKKQTIGNSCKACGYRGMLDTNHKLCTFILKNPPESGDTGTGKKEKEKKNRKGKDKENGSVSSNETLPPPPPEEITPPQVVEEEDDDDWGEDTTEEAQRRRMDEISDHAKNLTLSEDLERTVEERVNILFDFVKKKKEEGVIDTSDKDIVAEAERLDVKAMGPLVLTEVLFDEKIREQIRKYRRHFLRFCHNNKKAQRYLLHGFECVVAMHQSQLISKIPHILKEMYDADLLEEEVILGWAEKASKKYVSKELAKEIRVKAEPFIKWLKEAEEESSGNEEEDEDENIEVVYSTTASVPKVETVKPANNKDDDIDIDAI; via the exons ATGTCTGTCAACGTCAACCGCAGTGTTTCAGATCAGTTCTATCGCTACAAAATGCCCCGTCTGATTGCCAAG gtGGAGGGCAAAGGAAATGGAATAAAGACGGTTATAGTCAACATGGTTGACGTTGCAAAGGCGCTTAATCGGCCTCCAACGT ATCCTACCAAATTTTTTGGTTGTGAGCTGGGAGCACAGACCCAGTTTGATGTTAAGAATGACCGTTACATTGTCAATGGATCTCATGAGGCGAATAAGCTGCAAGACATGTTGGATGgattcattaaaaaatttgTTCTCTGTCCTGAGTGTGAGAATCCTGAAACTGATCTG CATGTCAATCCTAAGAAACAAACTATAGGTAACTCTTGCAAAGCCTGCGGCTATCGAGGCATGCTTGACACAAACCATAAACTCTGCACGTTCATTCTCAAAAACCCACCTG AAAGTGGTGACACTGgtacaggaaagaaagaaaaggagaagaagaacagaaaaggcaaGGACAAAGAGAATGGTTCTGTGTCCAGCAATGAGACACTTCCACCCCCACCACCGGAGGAGATAACTCCTCCACAGGTTGTG gaggaggaggatgatgatGACTGGGGTGAAGACACGACAGAAGAAGCCCAGCGGCGTAGAATGGATGAAATCAGTGACCATGCAAAGAACCTCACACTTAGTGAAGACCTGGAAAGAACAGTGGAGGAGAGGGTCAACATACTGTTTGATTTTGTGAAG aaaaagaaggaagaaggtgTCATTGATACTTCTGACAAAGACATTgtagcagaagcagagagactGGATGTAAAGGCTATGGGCCCACTAGTTCTCACTGAAGTACTCTTTGACGAAAAGATTCGTGAACAGATAAGGAAATACAGACGTCACTTCCTTCGT TTCTGCCACAACAACAAGAAAGCTCAGCGGTACCTTCTCCATGGCTTCGAGTGTGTGGTAGCCATGCATCAGTCTCAGcttatttctaaaataccaCATATTCTGAAGGAAATGTATGATGCAGATCTTCTGGAAGAAGAAGTCATCCTTGGCTGGGCAGAAAAG GCCTCAAAGAAATACGTCTCAAAGGAGCTTGCCAAAGAAATCCGTGTCAAAGCAGAACCATTTATTAAATGGCTGAAGGAAGCTGAAGAAGAATCTTCCGGTAATGAAGAAGAGGATGAAGACGAAAACATAGAG GTGGTGTACTCTACAACTGCCAGTGTACCTAAAGTTGAAACTGTGAAGCCTGCAAACAATAAAGACGATGATATCGATATTGATGCCATTTAA